A part of Cannabis sativa cultivar Pink pepper isolate KNU-18-1 chromosome 6, ASM2916894v1, whole genome shotgun sequence genomic DNA contains:
- the LOC115695877 gene encoding phytoene synthase 2, chloroplastic-like, giving the protein MSSCTFSLVSIKPSKQFMSQNSFSLSNIRLEVISVSSSSSIKLQKSHMRAELTIMAPTTKQSVVFPELTKPGIPFFDLRLQEVVKRQSQNTHTFHIEDQARRKPGFHPSFLEESYERCRCICEEYAKSFYLGTMLMTEERRKAIWAIYVWCRRTDELVDGPNAVYMSSEVLDRWEKRLQDIFDGRPYDVLDAALTDTIFKFPLDIKPFRDMIEGMRMDTRKFRYQNFQELYLYCYYVAGTVGLMSVPIMGTSPESLISVKRIYDSALYLGIGNQLTNILRDVGEDAMRGRVYLPQDELAQFGLSDKDIFSRKVTERWREFMKEQITRARFYFNLAEEGASQLDKASRWPVFTIFQVWSSLLLYRNILDAIEENDYDNFTKRAYVGRTKKLLMLPLAYTRSLSTPTINFHCEQVA; this is encoded by the exons ATGAGTAGTTGTACATTTTCCCTTGTTTCAATTAAGCCTAGTAAACAATTCATGTCTCAAAACTCTTTTAGTCTTTCTAACATAAGATTAGAAGTGATTAGTGTATCTTCTTCGTCTTCTATTAAGCTTCAAAAATCTCATATGAGAGCTGAACTTACTATTATGGCTCCTACTACCAAGCAAAGTGTTGTTTTTCCTGAATTAACAAAACCGGGAATTCCATTCTTCGATTTACGCTTACAAGAAGTTGTCAAAAGACAGTCTCAGAACACTCACACCTTTCATATTGAggatcaagctcgaaggaagCCGGGATTTCATCCTAGCTTTCTTGAGGAGTCATATGAAAGGTGTAGGTGTATTTGTGAAGAATATGCCAAGTCATTCTATCTAg GTACCATGCTAATGacagaagaaagaagaaaagctATATGGGCAATATATG TTTGGTGTAGGAGGACAGATGAGCTTGTGGATGGTCCTAATGCAGTGTACATGAGCTCTGAAGTTCTTGATAGATGGGAAAAGAGACTTCAAGACATCTTCGACGGGCGGCCTTATGATGTACTCGACGCTGCATTAACagatactattttcaaatttccATTAGACATTAAG CCTTTTAGGGACATGATTGAAGGTATGAGGATGGACACTAGAAAATTTCGATACCAAAACTTCCAAGAACTCTATCTTTATTGCTACTATGTAGCTGGAACTGTTGGATTAATGAGTGTTCCAATCATGGGAACATCACCAGAATCATTAATTTCTGTAAAGAGAATATATGATTCTGCACTTTACTTAGGAATTGGTAACCAATTGACAAATATTCTAAGAGATGTTGGAGAAGA TGCTATGAGAGGGCGAGTTTATCTTCCTCAAGACGAGTTAGCGCAGTTTGGATTATCGGACAAGGATATTTTCTCGAGAAAAGTTACCGAAAGATGGAGAGAATTCATGAAAGAACAAATAACAAGAGCAAGATTCTACTTCAACTTAGCAGAAGAAGGAGCTTCTCAGCTTGACAAAGCTAGCCGTTGGCCGGTAT TTACCATTTTTCAGGTATGGTCATCCTTGTTGTTGTACAGAAACATTTTGGATGCAATTGAAGAAAATGATTATGATAACTTCACAAAAAGAGCATATGTAGGAAGAACTAAGAAACTTCTTATGTTGCCTTTAGCTTACACAAGATCACTATCAACACCAACCATCAACTTTCATTGTGAACAAGTTGCTTAa